In Micromonospora sp. WMMA1363, a genomic segment contains:
- the cutA gene encoding divalent-cation tolerance protein CutA has protein sequence MTTDICEVVITAPDADWLANFTHRLVDDRIAACGHNIAAIRSIYRWKGNTYDEGEARVALHTRVALVPTIVERADQEHPYEVPCVIATPVIAGNPAYLQWVLDETDEPAQPPAGTSADTAELTS, from the coding sequence ATGACAACCGACATCTGCGAAGTCGTCATCACCGCGCCCGACGCTGACTGGCTTGCCAACTTCACCCACCGCCTGGTCGACGACCGGATTGCCGCCTGCGGCCACAACATCGCCGCCATCCGGTCCATCTACCGCTGGAAGGGCAACACCTACGACGAGGGAGAAGCCCGCGTCGCCCTACACACCCGCGTGGCTCTCGTGCCGACGATCGTGGAACGCGCGGACCAGGAACACCCGTACGAGGTGCCCTGCGTCATCGCCACGCCAGTCATCGCCGGCAACCCGGCATACCTGCAATGGGTCCTAGACGAGACCGACGAGCCAGCCCAGCCCCCAGCCGGCACGTCCGCCGACACTGCCGAATTGACCTCTTAA
- a CDS encoding RRQRL motif-containing zinc-binding protein gives MTDFAEHIGLRVRFYDPLGIRHGFPTYPYFMAPTGLATRRQLRAAGLRPGGHDPVAQILWWRGKRVAYLYRLDLAQPKRTATPAQREAIGKALRARRTCRVCGVERPYYIPRRHGECLDCHGGTR, from the coding sequence GTGACCGACTTCGCCGAGCACATCGGCCTACGCGTCCGGTTCTACGACCCGCTCGGCATCCGCCACGGGTTCCCCACCTACCCCTACTTCATGGCCCCCACGGGCCTGGCCACCCGTCGCCAGTTGCGCGCCGCCGGCCTCCGACCAGGCGGACATGACCCGGTCGCGCAGATCCTCTGGTGGCGTGGCAAGCGAGTCGCCTACCTCTACCGCCTCGACCTCGCGCAACCGAAGCGCACCGCCACCCCCGCCCAACGGGAAGCCATCGGCAAAGCCCTACGCGCCCGCCGCACCTGCCGCGTCTGCGGCGTCGAACGGCCCTACTACATCCCCCGCCGCCACGGCGAATGTCTCGACTGCCACGGAGGCACCCGATGA
- a CDS encoding helix-turn-helix domain-containing protein: MLTVEQAAQRLGTKVRFVRRLVSERRIRFYKVGKYVRFHPDDIADYIRQGRRDAIRPALRYREGEHVYG; the protein is encoded by the coding sequence ATGCTCACCGTCGAGCAGGCCGCGCAACGTCTCGGCACCAAAGTGCGCTTCGTGCGCCGCCTGGTGTCCGAGCGACGCATCCGCTTCTACAAGGTCGGCAAGTACGTCCGGTTCCACCCCGACGACATCGCCGACTACATCCGCCAAGGCCGGAGGGACGCTATCCGGCCTGCCCTGCGCTACCGGGAGGGAGAACACGTCTATGGCTGA
- a CDS encoding helix-turn-helix domain-containing protein, whose amino-acid sequence MADNLLTAGEVAARLRATPRFVRRLVAERRIAYVKVGRLVRFEPAAVAAYIEANRVVPMSRAQLRRQLAEVA is encoded by the coding sequence GTGGCCGATAACCTGCTGACTGCCGGCGAGGTGGCCGCTCGCCTCCGCGCGACACCTCGCTTCGTTCGCCGGCTGGTGGCAGAGCGCCGCATCGCGTACGTCAAGGTCGGCCGCCTCGTCCGGTTCGAGCCTGCCGCTGTGGCCGCCTACATCGAGGCCAACAGGGTTGTTCCGATGAGCCGGGCGCAGTTGCGGCGGCAGCTCGCGGAGGTGGCCTGA
- a CDS encoding GGDEF domain-containing protein codes for MTDHLLSGLFLVAGLALFCWDQYRLHAVRYQLAALHRSTLRDPLTGLANRAGLTQAWEQLASLRPWVLVVDLDGFKPVNDTHGHAAGDLVLTAVAERLRRIHGVAARLGGDEFAALLLDTDPAAASRRLAHAIAAPILLPSGVAVSVTASIGLAPASPAGLAAALADADAAMYRAKTTRAGVVAFDPLRDDHTAPAVDPRPILRTRNMTTRPMEATP; via the coding sequence ATGACCGACCACCTGCTGTCCGGCCTGTTCCTGGTCGCCGGCCTCGCCCTGTTCTGCTGGGACCAGTACCGGCTCCACGCCGTCCGCTACCAGCTGGCCGCGCTGCACCGCTCCACGCTGCGCGATCCGCTGACCGGCCTGGCCAACCGCGCCGGACTCACCCAGGCGTGGGAACAGCTCGCGTCGCTGCGGCCGTGGGTTCTGGTGGTCGATCTGGACGGCTTCAAGCCGGTCAACGACACCCACGGCCACGCCGCCGGGGACCTGGTCCTCACCGCCGTTGCGGAGCGTCTGCGCCGGATCCATGGTGTGGCCGCCCGCCTCGGCGGGGACGAGTTCGCCGCTCTCCTGCTCGACACGGACCCGGCCGCGGCTTCCCGCCGGCTCGCCCATGCGATCGCCGCCCCGATCCTGCTGCCCTCCGGGGTCGCGGTGTCGGTGACCGCCAGCATCGGCCTCGCCCCCGCCAGCCCGGCCGGGCTCGCCGCCGCCCTCGCTGACGCCGACGCCGCGATGTACCGGGCCAAGACCACCCGGGCCGGCGTGGTCGCGTTCGACCCGCTACGCGATGACCACACCGCCCCGGCTGTCGACCCCCGACCGATCCTGCGGACCCGCAACATGACCACCCGGCCCATGGAGGCGACCCCGTGA
- a CDS encoding IS3 family transposase, which produces MIDAAITELTPLIGIRTACRATGRPQANHYRRHRQTPAPPRPGREPRPQPRALSAAERDSVRALLNSPDFADMAPAAVYHTLLDEGVYVASVSSMYRILRAHGEVRERRRHAVHPPKVKPELIADAPNRVWSWDITKLRGPAKRDFYHLYSVIDIYSRYTVAWLLAEREDAALAERLLSDAITKQGVAREQLTIHADRGTSMASKTVAQMMADLGVTKSHSRPRCSNDNPFSEAQFKTLKYRPDFPDRFGSVQDARAHCRAFFTWYNTIHRHSGIGWHTPHDVHHGHARQVRDVRADVLTAAYTRNPERFVRGIPQPPALPTTAWINKPEDTTTQSTNP; this is translated from the coding sequence ATGATCGACGCTGCGATCACCGAACTGACGCCGCTGATCGGCATCCGGACGGCGTGCCGAGCCACCGGCCGGCCGCAGGCCAACCATTACCGCCGGCACCGCCAGACGCCTGCGCCACCGCGGCCGGGGCGTGAACCCAGGCCGCAGCCACGTGCCCTGAGCGCAGCCGAGCGTGACAGCGTCCGGGCGTTGCTCAACAGCCCGGACTTCGCCGACATGGCCCCCGCGGCCGTCTACCACACCCTCCTCGACGAGGGCGTGTACGTGGCGTCGGTGTCGAGCATGTACCGGATCCTGCGTGCCCACGGCGAAGTCAGGGAGCGCCGCCGTCACGCGGTGCACCCGCCGAAGGTCAAGCCCGAACTGATCGCCGACGCCCCCAATCGCGTGTGGTCGTGGGACATCACCAAGCTGCGCGGCCCGGCCAAGCGGGACTTCTACCACCTCTACAGCGTGATCGACATCTACAGCCGTTACACCGTCGCGTGGCTGCTCGCCGAGCGCGAGGACGCCGCCCTGGCCGAACGGCTGCTGTCCGACGCGATCACCAAGCAGGGCGTCGCGCGTGAGCAGTTGACCATCCACGCCGACCGCGGCACCTCAATGGCGTCCAAGACGGTCGCGCAGATGATGGCCGACCTCGGCGTGACCAAGTCCCACTCCCGGCCCAGGTGCAGCAACGACAACCCGTTCTCCGAGGCCCAGTTCAAGACCCTGAAGTACCGGCCCGACTTCCCCGACCGCTTCGGCAGCGTCCAGGACGCCCGAGCTCACTGCCGCGCCTTCTTCACCTGGTACAACACCATCCACCGGCACTCCGGCATCGGCTGGCACACCCCACACGACGTCCACCACGGCCACGCCCGGCAGGTCCGCGATGTCCGCGCCGACGTCCTGACCGCCGCCTACACCCGCAACCCCGAACGATTCGTCCGCGGCATCCCGCAACCACCCGCCCTGCCCACCACCGCGTGGATCAACAAGCCCGAGGACACCACGACTCAGTCAACGAACCCCTGA
- a CDS encoding FtsK/SpoIIIE domain-containing protein yields the protein MPLVNVIRGDRIEGAPINVRTPFVRIPMWLALSWWTVKAFGRLAVVLVRFWFVTVPAVFFGWLYLRFGWAGPVGVVGLVAVVSAGWWFGHRPSFLRFAGYPVLARFRRWCYRRNWHAAMVTAKLAVSFDAHTVLPVLRRVGCASGVDVVTVRMVTGQIPDDFARVAERLAHTFGVRQVKATPGARPDVVLLHLFRGDPLAKTLRPLPVPAVPEFTALPVGRREDGDGYDLRLFGTQVLVVGATGAGKGSVIWSVVRSLAAGVTSGLVQLWGLDPKGGMELGMGAPMFARFARKDYTAMAELIEEAATVAKDRAGKLYGRTRQHTPTPDEPLIVVVIDELANLTAYLTDRQLKDRIKAALSILLSQGRAVGVHVVAAIQDPRKEVLPFRDLFPTRIGLRLAEAAQVDLVLGEGMRDRGALCDRIPQSLPGVGFVVIDGDPTPMRVRFSYLTDDEIRDMAHTYGRLRVIDGEISGGAA from the coding sequence ATGCCGCTGGTCAACGTGATCCGGGGCGACCGGATCGAGGGCGCTCCGATCAACGTGCGCACGCCGTTCGTGCGTATCCCGATGTGGCTGGCCCTGTCCTGGTGGACCGTGAAGGCGTTCGGTCGCCTGGCCGTGGTCCTTGTGCGCTTCTGGTTCGTCACCGTTCCGGCAGTGTTCTTCGGCTGGCTCTACCTCCGGTTCGGCTGGGCCGGTCCGGTCGGCGTCGTCGGCTTGGTCGCCGTCGTCTCCGCCGGCTGGTGGTTCGGGCATCGACCGTCGTTCCTGCGCTTCGCCGGGTACCCGGTTCTGGCCCGGTTCCGCAGGTGGTGCTACCGGCGGAACTGGCACGCCGCGATGGTCACCGCGAAGCTGGCCGTCTCGTTCGACGCCCACACGGTCCTGCCGGTCCTGCGCCGGGTCGGCTGCGCCTCCGGGGTGGACGTGGTGACGGTGCGGATGGTCACCGGGCAGATCCCCGACGACTTCGCCCGCGTCGCGGAACGCCTGGCGCACACGTTCGGTGTCCGGCAGGTCAAGGCCACCCCCGGGGCTCGGCCGGATGTGGTGCTGCTGCACCTGTTCCGGGGTGACCCCCTCGCCAAGACGCTGCGCCCGCTGCCGGTGCCGGCCGTGCCCGAGTTCACCGCCCTACCGGTGGGCCGGCGGGAGGACGGCGACGGATACGACCTGCGCCTTTTCGGCACCCAGGTCCTCGTCGTGGGCGCCACGGGTGCGGGGAAGGGCTCGGTGATCTGGTCCGTGGTCCGCTCCCTCGCCGCCGGCGTCACCTCCGGCCTCGTCCAACTGTGGGGCCTCGACCCCAAAGGCGGCATGGAGTTGGGGATGGGCGCGCCGATGTTCGCCCGGTTCGCCCGCAAGGACTACACGGCCATGGCGGAGCTGATCGAGGAAGCCGCCACCGTCGCCAAGGACCGGGCCGGGAAGCTGTACGGCCGGACCCGCCAGCACACGCCGACCCCGGACGAGCCGCTGATCGTCGTCGTCATTGACGAGCTGGCGAACCTGACCGCGTACCTGACCGACCGGCAGCTCAAAGACCGAATCAAAGCCGCCCTCTCGATCCTGCTCAGCCAGGGCCGCGCGGTCGGCGTGCACGTGGTGGCCGCGATCCAGGACCCCCGCAAGGAGGTACTGCCGTTCCGGGACCTGTTCCCCACCCGCATCGGCCTCCGCCTCGCGGAAGCCGCCCAGGTGGACCTCGTGCTCGGGGAGGGCATGCGCGATCGGGGCGCGTTGTGCGACCGCATCCCGCAGTCCCTGCCCGGTGTCGGCTTCGTGGTCATCGACGGGGACCCGACTCCGATGCGGGTCCGGTTCTCCTACCTAACCGATGACGAGATCCGCGACATGGCCCACACCTACGGCCGGCTACGCGTCATCGACGGCGAGATCTCCGGCGGTGCCGCATGA
- a CDS encoding IS3 family transposase has product MNVYPFIEAEKARPDGNVKRSCELLEVSRSAYYQHRAGPSRRERDDADLAARIAQIHADSAGTYGAPRVRAELAAQGRRHSGKRVARLMRGAGLCGRTPKRWRTTTVPDPGAALSADLIRRDFDVAAGRVDTRWCGDITYIHTWEGWLYLATVIDIASRRVVGWATADHLRTDLPAQALSNAIAVRRPTGPVIFHSDRGCQYTSAQYARLADRNGVRLSVGGRGQCWDNAVAESFFATIKTELLDRRAWPTRAAARAAIFEWIEGWYNTRRRHSTLDYMSPAEYEATAYSRRPTSKVA; this is encoded by the coding sequence GTGAACGTGTACCCGTTCATCGAGGCGGAGAAGGCGCGGCCCGACGGGAACGTGAAGCGTTCCTGTGAGCTGCTGGAGGTCTCCCGGTCCGCCTACTACCAGCACCGTGCCGGGCCGTCGCGGCGGGAACGCGACGACGCAGACCTCGCCGCCCGCATCGCGCAGATCCACGCCGACTCGGCCGGCACCTACGGCGCACCCCGGGTCCGCGCCGAACTCGCCGCCCAGGGGCGGCGGCACTCCGGCAAGCGGGTCGCCCGGCTGATGCGGGGCGCCGGGTTGTGCGGCCGCACGCCGAAGCGGTGGCGCACCACGACCGTGCCCGACCCGGGGGCGGCGTTGTCGGCGGACCTGATCCGCCGGGACTTCGACGTCGCCGCCGGCCGGGTCGACACCCGCTGGTGCGGCGACATCACCTACATCCACACGTGGGAGGGCTGGCTGTACCTCGCCACCGTCATCGACATCGCCTCACGCCGGGTTGTGGGCTGGGCGACCGCCGACCACCTACGGACCGATCTGCCCGCTCAGGCGTTGTCCAACGCGATCGCCGTCCGACGCCCGACCGGGCCGGTGATCTTCCACAGCGACCGGGGTTGCCAGTACACGAGTGCGCAGTACGCCCGGCTGGCCGACCGCAACGGGGTGCGGTTGTCGGTTGGTGGGCGGGGTCAGTGCTGGGACAACGCCGTCGCGGAGTCGTTCTTCGCCACGATCAAGACCGAACTGCTCGACCGGAGGGCGTGGCCGACCCGGGCCGCCGCCCGTGCGGCGATCTTCGAGTGGATCGAGGGGTGGTACAACACCCGCCGCCGCCATTCCACCCTGGACTACATGAGCCCGGCCGAGTATGAGGCGACGGCCTATTCCCGCAGGCCAACGAGCAAGGTAGCGTGA
- a CDS encoding site-specific integrase, producing MADKRRFGRVRKLPSGRFQARYLGPDGVDRPAPHTFARKTEAERWLAAVEAEIIKGTWQDPNRGRIALGEYATTWINHRPNLRPRTVALYRWLYRKYIEPTLSAVLLSDLTPGRVRAWYAELVAAGATATMTAKAYRLLHAVLVTAVDDELIRRNPCRIKGAGEHHTPERPVATIAQVLDIAGRVPARFRALVLLAAFTSLRYGELAALRRSDLDPRCTTVTVRATLVEMSDGRMIFGPPKSAAGRRSVTIPAAIRPDLRRHLRDFVADDSDALVFTGAKGAALRRSNFQKAAGWSASVTAAGLPGFHFHDLRHTGNTLAAGTGASLADLMARMGHGSTRAAMIYQHATAERDKSIAGALSAGIAKERDRAQSGHARKGKR from the coding sequence ATGGCTGACAAGCGCCGCTTCGGTCGCGTCCGAAAGCTGCCCTCGGGCCGCTTCCAAGCCCGCTACCTCGGCCCGGACGGCGTCGACCGACCGGCACCGCATACCTTTGCCCGAAAGACCGAGGCGGAACGGTGGCTTGCTGCCGTTGAAGCCGAGATCATCAAGGGCACCTGGCAGGATCCGAACCGGGGACGGATCGCGCTGGGGGAGTACGCGACCACATGGATCAACCATCGGCCGAACCTGCGGCCCCGGACGGTCGCGCTCTATCGGTGGCTGTACCGCAAGTACATCGAGCCCACTCTGAGCGCTGTCCTGCTCAGTGATCTCACGCCCGGCCGTGTCCGGGCCTGGTACGCCGAACTCGTCGCGGCCGGTGCCACTGCCACCATGACCGCCAAGGCGTACCGGCTCCTACACGCGGTGCTGGTCACCGCCGTCGACGACGAACTTATCCGCCGCAACCCCTGCCGGATCAAGGGAGCGGGAGAGCACCACACCCCCGAGCGGCCTGTGGCGACCATCGCCCAGGTCCTCGACATCGCCGGCCGAGTACCCGCACGCTTCCGTGCCCTGGTGCTGCTGGCTGCCTTCACGAGCCTCCGCTACGGCGAACTCGCGGCGCTGCGCCGCAGTGACCTCGACCCGCGCTGCACGACCGTCACGGTCCGCGCGACCCTGGTCGAGATGTCTGACGGACGCATGATCTTCGGCCCGCCCAAATCGGCTGCCGGCCGTCGCTCCGTCACCATCCCGGCGGCTATCCGTCCGGATCTCCGGCGTCACCTGCGCGACTTCGTCGCCGACGACTCTGACGCCCTGGTCTTCACCGGCGCGAAGGGCGCTGCCCTGCGTCGCTCCAACTTCCAGAAGGCGGCCGGCTGGTCCGCCTCGGTCACCGCCGCCGGCCTGCCCGGCTTCCACTTCCACGACCTGCGACACACCGGGAACACCCTCGCCGCCGGGACCGGTGCCAGCCTGGCGGACCTGATGGCGCGTATGGGACATGGATCGACCCGCGCCGCGATGATCTACCAGCACGCGACAGCCGAGCGCGACAAGTCCATCGCCGGAGCGCTCAGCGCCGGGATCGCCAAGGAACGCGATCGGGCACAGAGCGGGCACGCCCGAAAGGGCAAGCGATAG
- a CDS encoding replication initiator — translation MTAPTLPIPAPAEDITPRPGSRAARMLMPRSVDVVKDLAADYGVCTRPVSLRRTDLDSGHTEVIDMPCGATQEAKCPACATRARKLRQQQIREGWHRDDEPDPGPLPATEAQRGLIVARAHLEFARDEAARTSQWDQVTDLDDAIAELEAEITTEGMRGRPAPAHGSDHSDDGDGKRRVRSTKRRQDAPDLPRLPVENRTIGRTFEGRAGTVFRPSMFLTLTLDTYGRVNSDGTPVDPDTYDYRRAAWDAVHFPRLLDRFWQNLRRAVGWNVQYAGAVEPQRRLAPHAHFAIRGTIPRTLVRQVAAATYHQVWWPPVDKLVYEPGRAPQWNPDAGGYTDPDTGQLLPTWDDALNLLDADPDAQPVHVVRFGSQVDAKGVLAGTKDADRCVGYITKYLTKQAADCHQVTTGRQRAHLERLWQELRHTPCSERCANWLLHGIQPKKPRQGLRPGNCKNKVHKRDTLGIGGRRVLISRQWSGKTLTDHRADRREWVKALLGVTTDHATAPAGTDTARHAWELARPTDPDVPPLAHRVLRAISERIQWRVQLDAARRAADPPDVPATGLTPMNREEP, via the coding sequence ATGACCGCCCCCACCCTGCCCATCCCCGCCCCGGCCGAGGACATCACCCCTCGGCCGGGTTCCCGGGCCGCCCGCATGCTCATGCCCCGATCCGTCGACGTCGTCAAAGATCTGGCCGCCGACTACGGCGTCTGCACCCGCCCCGTGAGCCTGCGCCGCACCGACCTCGACTCCGGCCACACCGAGGTCATCGACATGCCGTGCGGGGCGACGCAGGAGGCGAAGTGCCCGGCCTGCGCCACCCGGGCACGGAAGCTGCGGCAGCAGCAGATCCGCGAAGGCTGGCACCGCGACGACGAACCCGACCCCGGCCCGTTGCCAGCCACCGAAGCTCAACGCGGCCTGATCGTCGCCCGCGCTCACCTGGAGTTCGCCCGCGACGAAGCCGCCCGCACCTCCCAGTGGGATCAGGTCACGGACCTCGACGACGCCATCGCAGAGCTGGAAGCCGAGATCACCACCGAGGGCATGCGGGGCCGACCCGCCCCAGCGCACGGCAGCGACCACTCCGACGACGGCGACGGCAAGCGGCGGGTCCGCTCCACCAAACGGCGGCAGGACGCCCCGGACCTGCCCCGCCTCCCGGTGGAGAACCGGACCATCGGGCGGACCTTCGAGGGCCGGGCCGGGACGGTGTTCCGGCCGTCGATGTTCCTCACCCTCACCCTCGACACCTACGGCCGCGTCAACTCCGACGGCACCCCCGTCGACCCCGACACCTACGACTACCGGCGCGCCGCCTGGGACGCCGTGCACTTCCCCCGCCTCCTCGACCGGTTCTGGCAGAACCTGCGCCGGGCGGTTGGCTGGAACGTCCAATACGCCGGGGCCGTCGAACCGCAGCGCCGGCTGGCCCCTCACGCACACTTCGCCATTCGAGGCACCATCCCCCGCACCCTCGTCCGGCAGGTCGCCGCCGCCACCTACCACCAAGTCTGGTGGCCCCCAGTGGACAAGCTGGTCTACGAACCCGGGAGAGCGCCGCAATGGAACCCGGACGCCGGCGGCTACACCGACCCCGACACCGGGCAGCTCCTGCCGACGTGGGATGACGCCCTGAACCTGCTCGACGCCGACCCCGACGCCCAACCCGTGCACGTCGTCCGTTTCGGCAGCCAGGTCGACGCCAAGGGTGTGCTCGCCGGCACCAAGGACGCGGACCGGTGCGTCGGCTACATCACCAAGTACCTGACCAAGCAGGCCGCCGACTGCCACCAGGTCACCACCGGCCGACAGCGGGCACACCTGGAACGGCTCTGGCAAGAACTGCGGCACACGCCGTGTTCGGAGCGGTGCGCCAACTGGCTGCTCCACGGCATCCAACCCAAGAAGCCCCGCCAAGGGCTGCGGCCCGGCAACTGCAAGAACAAAGTCCACAAACGCGACACCCTCGGCATCGGCGGCCGACGCGTCCTCATCTCCCGCCAATGGTCCGGCAAAACCCTCACCGACCACCGCGCCGACCGCCGCGAATGGGTCAAAGCCCTCCTCGGCGTCACCACCGACCACGCCACCGCCCCCGCCGGCACCGACACCGCCCGGCACGCCTGGGAACTCGCCCGGCCCACGGATCCGGACGTGCCACCCCTCGCCCACCGAGTCCTCCGCGCCATCTCCGAACGCATCCAATGGCGCGTCCAGCTCGATGCCGCGAGACGGGCCGCCGACCCGCCCGACGTTCCGGCAACTGGCCTGACCCCGATGAATCGAGAGGAGCCGTGA
- a CDS encoding helix-turn-helix transcriptional regulator, protein MSEVLRRRRTELGMSQADLAAAAGVDRRQIRRYEAGEQQPVLSVAVAIANALDLAVGELAGIPSHKVNLSGEWWASWQTSKDGEEVITLQQVRFRQQGDLINVETATRGIAVEDGGYHWRGELRLWDNEILMGWYAADDGSVRSKGTMYFVLHPHGQHMAGRWVGVSYDGKIVTGWGAMARGEQEATDVIAELKQQEAQR, encoded by the coding sequence ATGTCCGAGGTACTGCGACGCCGCCGCACTGAGCTCGGCATGTCGCAAGCTGACCTAGCGGCGGCAGCCGGGGTCGACAGGCGGCAGATTCGCCGCTACGAAGCGGGCGAGCAGCAGCCCGTCCTCTCGGTGGCCGTCGCCATCGCAAACGCGCTCGATCTCGCCGTCGGCGAGTTGGCCGGCATCCCGAGCCACAAGGTGAACCTGTCCGGTGAGTGGTGGGCGTCCTGGCAGACGTCCAAGGACGGCGAGGAAGTCATCACCCTGCAACAGGTCCGCTTCCGGCAGCAGGGAGACCTGATCAACGTAGAGACGGCCACCCGAGGCATCGCCGTAGAAGATGGCGGCTACCACTGGCGAGGCGAGCTGCGGCTCTGGGACAACGAGATCCTGATGGGTTGGTACGCCGCAGACGATGGCTCGGTCCGCTCGAAGGGAACGATGTACTTCGTCCTGCACCCCCACGGCCAACACATGGCAGGCCGTTGGGTCGGAGTCAGCTATGACGGCAAGATCGTCACCGGCTGGGGTGCGATGGCGCGCGGCGAGCAAGAGGCAACAGACGTGATTGCCGAACTCAAGCAGCAGGAGGCCCAGCGATGA
- a CDS encoding site-specific integrase, whose protein sequence is MSVKPGQAQGEWVAPEAGEIELLEYGQRWIAERKLAPRTRQGYEFLFARQVAPYLGHLMLGGIRPATVRAWRKKLLDAGVPEPQAVKAYALLRAVLNTAVREDEIIRQNPCRIKGYDQYHTPERPTATIAQVYALANAVPARYSALVLVAALSGLRWGELVALRRRDLDLDAGTVRVARKLAALRSHLEFGPPKSAAGVRVVALPAAAVEALRAHLDEFTAADADALVFTGDKGALLRSGNFGRAVKWTRTVAALGLAGFHFHDLRHTGNTLAAASGASTRELMHRMGHASMRAALIYQHATNERDREIASAMDRRIAKQARRKGGQSR, encoded by the coding sequence ATGTCCGTCAAACCGGGTCAGGCCCAGGGGGAGTGGGTCGCGCCGGAAGCTGGCGAGATTGAACTCTTGGAGTACGGGCAACGGTGGATCGCTGAGCGCAAGCTCGCTCCGAGGACGCGACAGGGCTATGAGTTCCTGTTCGCGCGGCAGGTCGCTCCGTACCTCGGGCACCTGATGCTGGGCGGGATCAGGCCGGCGACCGTCCGGGCTTGGCGAAAGAAGCTCCTGGATGCGGGCGTTCCTGAGCCCCAGGCGGTCAAGGCGTACGCGCTGCTGCGGGCCGTCCTGAACACGGCGGTACGTGAGGACGAGATTATTCGGCAGAACCCGTGTCGGATCAAGGGCTACGACCAGTACCACACCCCGGAGCGGCCCACGGCCACCATCGCCCAGGTCTACGCCCTAGCCAACGCCGTGCCCGCTCGGTATTCGGCGCTCGTCTTGGTCGCGGCGCTCTCTGGCCTGCGGTGGGGCGAGTTGGTCGCGCTTCGTCGCCGGGATCTCGACCTCGACGCCGGCACGGTCCGCGTCGCCCGCAAGCTCGCCGCGCTACGGAGTCACCTGGAGTTCGGGCCGCCCAAGTCGGCCGCCGGGGTCCGCGTCGTCGCCCTGCCTGCCGCCGCCGTGGAGGCCCTGCGGGCGCATCTGGACGAGTTCACCGCCGCCGATGCTGACGCCCTGGTCTTCACCGGGGACAAGGGCGCTCTGCTGCGGTCCGGCAACTTCGGGCGGGCGGTCAAGTGGACGCGGACGGTCGCGGCGCTTGGGCTGGCGGGCTTTCACTTCCACGACCTGCGGCACACCGGCAACACCCTTGCCGCAGCCTCTGGGGCGAGCACGCGGGAACTGATGCACCGGATGGGCCACGCGAGTATGCGAGCCGCATTGATCTACCAGCACGCCACCAACGAGCGTGATCGAG
- a CDS encoding DUF2637 domain-containing protein produces the protein MKPHPTHSRAEQVEGLVLVLILLTVAGFAGAASFTHVKDWTLDNSPQGTGAWFGWANAVISELVPVAALLTIRRRRRAGGPIGYPMFLLVASVALSLAAQLAVAKPGLSGWLLSAVPALAFMGLSKLVLTTASAPTAPAPAPAPVPPAELTPASTEPAVTVPADPIPVAPIPVEPTSAVPATPVPATPVPADAFARRNGTPLTREVTR, from the coding sequence ATGAAACCCCACCCCACTCACAGCCGCGCGGAACAGGTCGAGGGCCTGGTCCTGGTCCTCATCCTGCTGACCGTGGCCGGGTTCGCCGGGGCCGCGTCGTTCACCCACGTCAAGGACTGGACCCTCGACAACTCCCCGCAGGGGACCGGGGCGTGGTTCGGCTGGGCGAACGCCGTCATCTCCGAACTGGTCCCCGTCGCCGCCCTGCTCACCATCCGCCGCCGACGCCGCGCGGGCGGGCCGATCGGCTACCCGATGTTCCTCCTCGTCGCGTCCGTCGCCCTCTCCCTGGCGGCGCAACTCGCCGTCGCCAAACCCGGCCTGTCCGGCTGGCTCCTGTCCGCCGTCCCCGCGCTGGCCTTCATGGGCCTGTCCAAACTCGTCCTCACCACCGCGTCCGCCCCGACCGCACCCGCGCCGGCTCCTGCCCCGGTCCCGCCCGCCGAGCTGACCCCGGCCAGCACCGAACCGGCCGTCACCGTTCCGGCTGACCCGATCCCGGTCGCCCCGATCCCGGTCGAGCCCACCTCGGCGGTTCCGGCCACTCCGGTCCCGGCCACTCCGGTGCCGGCGGATGCCTTCGCTCGCCGTAACGGCACCCCGCTGACTCGGGAGGTGACCCGATGA